One stretch of Candidatus Baltobacteraceae bacterium DNA includes these proteins:
- a CDS encoding RidA family protein, with translation MSLEVIHHEGYDPAINSLFVPAIKVASGKLVFISGVHAAPVYHDHPHIPEQFDKIPTDAGEQAKLAFSHLSLALKAAGCTPQNVVMLTRFLTNIGEDQDAVNRVQGEFFKGHLPTSTTVEVKRMATDPRLKLEITVIAVAPE, from the coding sequence TTGAGCCTGGAAGTCATCCATCACGAGGGTTACGATCCGGCGATCAACTCGCTGTTCGTTCCCGCGATCAAGGTGGCTAGCGGAAAGCTCGTGTTTATATCCGGCGTCCACGCGGCGCCGGTGTATCACGATCATCCGCACATTCCCGAACAGTTCGATAAGATTCCGACCGATGCGGGCGAGCAAGCGAAGCTGGCGTTCTCGCACTTGTCGCTCGCGCTGAAAGCCGCGGGGTGCACGCCGCAAAACGTCGTCATGCTCACGCGATTCTTGACGAACATCGGTGAGGATCAGGATGCCGTGAACCGCGTCCAGGGCGAGTTCTTCAAGGGGCACTTGCCCACGAGTACGACCGTGGAAGTGAAGCGGATGGCGACGGATCCGCGCCTCAAGCTTGAAATTACCGTTATTGCCGTAGCGCCCGAGTAA
- a CDS encoding tetratricopeptide repeat protein translates to MPNDAEAFFQEAKDLEASGRDEDARNAYFAVLDVDPHHFGALNNLGNLFARSGHTAAALATYREALMRHPDNPAAHVNLGVALLEGSNLTAARNAFEAALALDADCAEAHQGLNAVFVRLGDDANADRHRKLGFRDRSIDRVPYRGDGKPVADVLLLLSSAGGNVDLRHILDDHRYAITKLFVDVSDTAMQLPEHDLVFNAIGDADRCAAALDAAAELTRRTSKHVLNKPASVLRTTRIENAYRLGALPGVVAPRIQLFSRGALDGDPAEVFAQAGFAFPFLLRAPGHHSGDHFVRIEDSGGVRAALSRLPGAEVLAIEFLDARKVDGKVRKYRAMIVGGQVYPLHLAITSTWMVHYFTADNAREATSRFEEAAFLEYMPEAIGPVATAALDAIGAALDLDYAGVDFGLDRNGNLLLFEANATMTIPPEPVAKMWEYRRSAVHRALDAVESMLTLATGV, encoded by the coding sequence GTGCCCAACGACGCCGAAGCGTTCTTCCAGGAAGCCAAAGACCTCGAGGCATCGGGTCGCGATGAGGACGCCCGCAACGCGTACTTTGCAGTCCTGGACGTGGACCCGCACCATTTCGGCGCCCTCAACAATCTCGGCAATCTCTTTGCCCGAAGCGGCCACACGGCCGCGGCTCTCGCAACATATCGCGAAGCGCTTATGCGGCATCCGGACAATCCGGCCGCGCACGTCAATCTCGGCGTCGCGCTTCTGGAAGGCAGCAATCTCACTGCCGCTCGCAATGCATTCGAAGCGGCGCTCGCACTCGACGCTGATTGTGCCGAAGCACACCAGGGTCTCAATGCGGTCTTCGTCCGACTAGGCGATGATGCGAACGCCGATCGTCATCGCAAACTCGGCTTCCGCGATCGCAGCATCGACCGCGTTCCATATCGGGGGGACGGCAAACCCGTTGCCGACGTTCTTCTGCTCTTGTCGTCGGCAGGCGGCAACGTCGATCTGCGCCACATTCTCGACGATCACCGGTACGCGATCACTAAGCTGTTTGTCGACGTAAGCGATACCGCGATGCAGCTTCCCGAACACGATCTCGTTTTTAATGCGATCGGCGACGCCGATCGTTGCGCAGCTGCACTCGACGCAGCGGCCGAGCTTACGCGTAGGACATCAAAGCACGTTCTGAATAAACCGGCATCCGTTTTGCGAACGACACGGATTGAGAACGCTTACCGGCTGGGTGCGCTGCCCGGCGTCGTTGCGCCGCGCATCCAGCTTTTTTCACGCGGGGCGCTCGATGGAGATCCGGCCGAAGTATTTGCGCAAGCTGGATTTGCGTTTCCGTTCCTGTTGCGCGCGCCCGGGCATCATTCGGGCGACCACTTCGTCCGGATCGAAGATTCCGGCGGCGTTCGCGCCGCACTGTCTCGTCTGCCGGGTGCGGAAGTGCTTGCGATCGAGTTTCTCGACGCACGCAAAGTCGACGGGAAGGTTCGGAAGTACCGCGCGATGATCGTCGGCGGGCAAGTCTATCCGTTGCACCTCGCTATCACGTCCACGTGGATGGTCCACTATTTCACCGCCGACAATGCGCGCGAAGCGACATCCCGTTTTGAGGAAGCTGCCTTCCTTGAATATATGCCCGAAGCGATCGGACCCGTGGCAACGGCCGCCCTCGACGCGATCGGCGCAGCGCTCGACCTTGATTATGCCGGCGTCGATTTTGGACTCGACCGCAATGGAAATCTGTTGCTCTTCGAAGCCAATGCGACGATGACGATTCCGCCGGAGCCGGTCGCAAAGATGTGGGAATACCGCCGCAGCGCCGTTCACCGCGCACTTGATGCGGTTGAATCGATGCTTACACTCGCGACCGGCGTTTAA
- a CDS encoding divalent metal cation transporter — MVLRYLAACGPGLVVAFADTEAGSITTAATSGAQFGMKLILLQLLLIVPLFVVQEMTVRLGIVSGRGHAALIRERYGMGWASLSLVTMLVTNVAGLVTEFIGIAGVALIFGLPVAPLVITAAVLLLGVVLTGSYKRAEYVALALCFLELLFIPAAFAAHPQLSSIIHDGIFGSQPLGNRDYLLLIAGNIGAVIMPWMIFYQQSATVDKKLRLPDLNFSRFDTALGAVATQAIMIAIVVTTAATLFVAHTQVSDAAHAALALVPLIGHYAGVIFGAGLLGASLLGAFVISLATAWAFGEAFRWPCSLNMNCMQAKRFYGLYTFCVLLAAGVVLIPNLPLVSITVDVEAFNAFVLPIVLGFLLIMANDRKILGDRVNSLLGNVLAIGVTVVCVCLGGWMAILTLFPNI; from the coding sequence ATGGTGTTGCGCTACTTGGCTGCTTGCGGACCGGGGTTAGTAGTCGCGTTCGCGGACACGGAAGCCGGCAGCATCACGACCGCTGCGACGTCGGGCGCGCAATTCGGAATGAAGCTGATTCTGTTGCAGCTTCTTTTGATCGTGCCGCTTTTCGTCGTGCAAGAGATGACCGTCCGTCTCGGGATCGTCAGCGGTCGCGGGCATGCCGCCTTGATTCGCGAGCGATACGGAATGGGCTGGGCCTCACTCTCGCTCGTAACGATGCTCGTTACGAATGTCGCCGGTCTCGTGACCGAATTCATCGGCATCGCCGGCGTTGCGCTGATCTTCGGACTCCCCGTCGCGCCGCTCGTCATAACGGCCGCGGTGTTGTTGCTCGGCGTCGTACTTACCGGAAGCTACAAGCGTGCCGAATACGTCGCGCTCGCGCTGTGTTTCCTCGAGCTATTGTTCATCCCGGCCGCGTTCGCAGCGCATCCGCAGCTCAGCTCCATCATCCACGACGGTATTTTCGGGTCGCAGCCACTCGGGAATCGCGACTATCTCTTGCTGATCGCCGGCAATATCGGCGCAGTCATCATGCCGTGGATGATCTTCTATCAACAAAGCGCGACAGTTGATAAGAAGCTGCGTCTCCCCGATCTCAATTTCTCGCGCTTTGACACCGCGCTCGGCGCTGTTGCCACACAAGCTATCATGATCGCGATCGTCGTGACGACCGCAGCGACGCTCTTCGTGGCGCATACGCAAGTCAGCGACGCCGCGCACGCAGCGCTCGCGCTCGTCCCCCTGATCGGTCACTACGCGGGAGTTATCTTCGGCGCCGGATTGCTCGGCGCATCACTCCTTGGTGCGTTCGTCATCTCGCTGGCAACGGCGTGGGCGTTCGGCGAAGCATTTCGCTGGCCGTGCTCGCTCAACATGAATTGCATGCAAGCAAAGCGTTTCTACGGTCTCTATACCTTTTGCGTGTTGCTGGCTGCCGGAGTGGTTCTGATTCCGAATTTGCCGCTCGTCTCGATCACGGTCGACGTCGAGGCGTTCAATGCGTTCGTGCTCCCGATCGTTCTCGGATTCTTGTTGATCATGGCGAACGACCGAAAGATTCTCGGCGATCGCGTGAACTCGCTACTTGGGAATGTGCTCGCAATCGGCGTAACGGTTGTATGCGTGTGTCTGGGTGGTTGGATGGCGATCCTCACGCTTTTCCCGAATATCTAA
- a CDS encoding phosphoribosyltransferase family protein, protein MTPFRNRADAGRALASRLVEDARNREAIVLALPRGGVPVGYEIARELKIPMDVVLVRKLGVPGREELAMGAVATSGVFFIDQWMVDRLSISREQVEDVIERERAELLRREREYRGDRPAPDVRGMTVICVDDGLATGASMRVAVAAVRESHPARVVIAVPVAAPGVADALRDVADSIVVARLPENLRAVSVWYQDFSQTTDEEVRDLLARMR, encoded by the coding sequence ATGACGCCTTTCCGCAATCGCGCTGACGCAGGGCGCGCGCTTGCCTCCCGGCTTGTCGAGGACGCGCGCAATCGCGAGGCCATCGTGCTTGCACTCCCACGTGGAGGTGTACCCGTAGGTTATGAAATCGCACGCGAGCTTAAGATTCCCATGGACGTCGTTCTCGTCCGTAAGCTCGGTGTGCCGGGTCGCGAGGAACTCGCGATGGGTGCGGTCGCGACCTCCGGGGTATTTTTCATCGACCAGTGGATGGTCGATCGACTGTCGATCTCACGCGAACAAGTCGAGGACGTCATCGAACGCGAACGCGCCGAGCTCTTGCGGCGCGAACGCGAATATCGGGGTGATCGCCCGGCACCGGACGTTCGCGGGATGACCGTCATCTGCGTCGACGACGGCCTCGCGACGGGCGCCAGCATGCGCGTCGCGGTTGCGGCAGTACGGGAGAGCCATCCCGCGCGCGTCGTCATCGCTGTTCCCGTCGCGGCGCCGGGCGTTGCTGATGCACTTCGCGACGTTGCCGATAGTATCGTCGTCGCGCGCCTGCCCGAAAACCTACGCGCCGTGAGCGTGTGGTATCAGGATTTTTCTCAAACGACCGATGAGGAAGTGCGCGACCTGCTCGCGCGAATGCGTTAG
- the fahA gene encoding fumarylacetoacetase yields MNGDFPLENLPFGIFSRDGKRRSVGVAYGDDIVDMAKVARARLLDGVVRNAVEIFESPTLNPFLETGHGAWYDTRERLQTILEDKTKSKEFLVARALTRMHMPIAIGDYVDFYSSIEHATNVGRLFRPGGDPLLPNYRHIPIGYHGRTSTISTEEKVRRPSGQTKAADASAPAFGPSRQLDFELELGFIVGLSNGEGRPIPTDDAADYLFGVVLLSDWSARDLQSWEGQPLGPFLSKSFATTISPWIVTLDALLPYRVSNRTQEPEPLEYLRVDAPWGFDIDLSVSLQSRAMQKMRENPKEIVRVNFRDMYWNVAQQLAHLTSNGSIVRPGDLLGSGTISGTEDGSYGSLLEATLRGARPLALTNGEVRSFLEDGDIVLMHGVAAGSGLPRIGFGELRATIAPFA; encoded by the coding sequence GTGAACGGCGACTTCCCGCTCGAAAATCTACCCTTTGGAATATTCTCACGGGACGGCAAGCGCCGCAGCGTAGGCGTGGCATACGGTGACGATATCGTCGACATGGCGAAGGTCGCGCGTGCGCGGTTGCTCGACGGCGTCGTAAGAAATGCCGTCGAGATATTTGAGTCACCGACGCTGAACCCGTTCCTCGAGACCGGTCACGGAGCGTGGTACGACACGCGCGAGCGTCTGCAGACGATCCTCGAGGACAAGACGAAATCGAAAGAGTTTTTGGTCGCGCGGGCCTTGACGCGCATGCACATGCCGATCGCTATCGGCGACTACGTCGATTTTTATTCGTCGATCGAGCACGCGACGAACGTCGGCAGACTATTCCGTCCGGGCGGCGATCCGCTCTTACCAAATTATCGCCACATTCCGATCGGGTATCACGGCCGGACCAGCACGATTTCAACCGAGGAAAAGGTCCGGCGGCCAAGCGGGCAGACGAAAGCGGCGGACGCTTCGGCGCCTGCCTTTGGTCCTTCTCGCCAGCTCGACTTCGAGCTGGAACTTGGATTCATCGTCGGCCTTTCGAACGGCGAAGGACGACCGATTCCAACCGACGATGCCGCCGACTATCTCTTCGGCGTCGTGCTGCTCAGCGATTGGAGCGCGCGCGATCTGCAGTCGTGGGAAGGACAACCGCTAGGACCCTTTCTTTCGAAATCGTTCGCGACGACGATCTCGCCGTGGATCGTGACGCTCGACGCACTGCTGCCTTACCGCGTTTCGAACCGGACGCAAGAGCCCGAACCGCTCGAATATCTGCGCGTCGATGCGCCGTGGGGGTTCGATATCGACCTCTCGGTGAGCTTGCAATCACGCGCCATGCAGAAGATGCGCGAGAATCCGAAGGAAATCGTCCGCGTTAATTTCCGCGACATGTATTGGAACGTGGCGCAACAGCTTGCACATCTGACCAGCAACGGAAGCATTGTGCGGCCGGGAGATTTGCTCGGATCGGGAACGATCTCGGGGACCGAAGACGGCTCGTACGGCAGCTTGCTCGAAGCGACGTTGCGGGGAGCCCGGCCGCTCGCGCTAACGAACGGTGAGGTGAGGTCGTTCTTGGAAGACGGAGACATCGTGTTAATGCACGGCGTCGCCGCAGGATCGGGGTTGCCGAGGATCGGTTTCGGCGAGCTCCGTGCGACCATAGCACCATTTGCTTAA
- a CDS encoding ABC transporter substrate-binding protein produces the protein MRRRVLTFLLAIIFLGGVSLGAVRLATAQSNDVLTISQGADTDTLSPITTAVTPSSNVFNQIFDGLAAHDPNGKLVPALATSWKQISPLKWQFNLRHGVKFSNGDPFTSADVKFTVEKVQDPAFKSQKADRVSMIASVETPDPYTAVYVTKKPSALMPGRPYDLRMVDAKYWKEHGDAYEVDHPMGTGPYMLKEWKKDDHLTMVANPGYWGGKVAIQTIVWKPIPESASRVAALQTGETDIITNVPPQNADQIANGKLTKLGTAKSDRVLFIAFNTQKPGLQDNVAFRQALNYAVNVPAIVKTVLGGHAFPLRNGALPPNFVGYDPKLPSYHYDPEKAKDLLKQAGVNGPINLVLNSPSGRYNMDKQVAEAVAGQLQVVGINASVQTQEWTNYVGQVSHKALVPMYELGWGNDTFDADGTLTPLFTTDYPISTWGTPETDKEIADARYELDPKKRNADYAKIQETIFQQAPWLFLFEYEDLYGITKRVAWQPRSDELIVCKDISWAK, from the coding sequence ATGCGACGTCGGGTTCTGACGTTTTTACTCGCAATTATATTTCTCGGAGGAGTTTCGCTTGGTGCCGTGCGGCTAGCAACGGCACAATCAAACGATGTTCTAACGATTTCACAGGGTGCTGACACGGATACATTGAGTCCGATCACGACAGCGGTCACGCCGTCGTCGAACGTCTTCAATCAAATCTTCGACGGGTTGGCGGCTCACGACCCGAACGGGAAGCTCGTTCCGGCGCTGGCGACGTCGTGGAAGCAGATCTCGCCCTTGAAGTGGCAATTCAACCTGCGCCACGGCGTGAAGTTCTCAAACGGCGATCCGTTCACGAGCGCTGACGTCAAGTTCACGGTCGAGAAAGTTCAAGACCCCGCGTTTAAGTCGCAGAAGGCCGACCGCGTCAGCATGATCGCATCGGTCGAGACGCCCGATCCCTACACGGCCGTTTATGTCACGAAGAAGCCTTCAGCGCTCATGCCGGGCCGTCCGTACGATTTGCGCATGGTCGATGCCAAGTATTGGAAGGAACACGGCGACGCCTATGAAGTCGACCATCCGATGGGCACCGGTCCATACATGCTCAAGGAATGGAAGAAAGACGACCACCTCACTATGGTGGCCAATCCGGGCTACTGGGGCGGCAAGGTCGCGATCCAGACAATTGTTTGGAAGCCGATTCCAGAATCGGCGTCGCGCGTTGCGGCGCTGCAAACCGGTGAGACCGACATCATCACGAACGTGCCACCTCAGAACGCCGATCAAATCGCTAACGGAAAGCTGACGAAACTTGGCACGGCAAAGAGCGATCGCGTGCTCTTCATTGCGTTCAACACGCAAAAGCCGGGACTTCAGGATAATGTTGCGTTTCGCCAAGCGCTCAACTACGCGGTCAACGTGCCGGCGATTGTCAAGACCGTCCTTGGCGGCCACGCATTTCCGTTACGCAACGGCGCGCTACCGCCCAACTTCGTCGGCTACGATCCCAAGCTGCCCTCGTATCATTACGATCCCGAGAAAGCCAAGGATCTTCTGAAGCAGGCCGGCGTCAACGGTCCTATCAACCTCGTGCTGAACTCACCGTCGGGGCGCTACAACATGGACAAGCAGGTTGCGGAAGCCGTGGCGGGACAGCTGCAAGTCGTCGGCATCAACGCGTCGGTACAGACACAAGAGTGGACCAACTACGTCGGTCAGGTCAGTCACAAAGCGCTCGTGCCGATGTACGAGCTCGGTTGGGGCAACGATACCTTCGATGCGGACGGCACGCTAACGCCGTTGTTCACGACGGACTATCCCATCTCGACGTGGGGCACGCCGGAGACCGACAAAGAGATCGCGGATGCGCGATACGAGCTCGATCCAAAAAAACGCAACGCCGACTACGCGAAGATTCAGGAAACGATCTTCCAGCAGGCGCCGTGGCTGTTTCTCTTCGAGTATGAGGATCTCTACGGCATCACCAAGCGCGTCGCATGGCAGCCGCGTTCGGACGAGTTGATCGTCTGCAAAGACATCAGCTGGGCCAAGTAG
- a CDS encoding ABC transporter permease has product MVAYLVRRLFGAVLVLAGVTVAVFLILHLSGDPALIMLPPEASKQDVINFDHEYGFDRPVLIQFGDFAAHALRGDFGTSIRHGDPAMGLALERLPATAELAFSALLLAMIVAIPAGVIAATKRETAIDYIVRGVSLVGQAAPVYWIGIMFILIFGVALGWLPISGMGGIKHLLLPMITLGAFTTAKLMRITRSGMLDVMRSDYVRTALAKGLSSLTVTVRHTLRNAILPIVTVIGLELGTLLSGAVITETIFSWPGIGRLAVQAIYDRDYPVVEAVVVLTAAIFVGLNLLVDLTYAVFDPRITYK; this is encoded by the coding sequence ATGGTCGCGTATTTGGTGAGAAGGCTCTTCGGAGCGGTACTGGTTCTCGCCGGCGTGACCGTCGCCGTTTTCCTTATCCTCCATTTGAGCGGGGATCCGGCGCTGATCATGCTTCCGCCGGAAGCTTCGAAGCAAGACGTTATCAACTTCGATCACGAGTACGGTTTCGATCGGCCGGTGCTCATCCAGTTCGGCGATTTCGCAGCGCACGCGCTCCGCGGTGACTTTGGAACCTCGATTCGTCACGGCGATCCCGCCATGGGTCTGGCGCTCGAGCGCCTTCCGGCGACGGCCGAGCTTGCGTTTTCGGCGCTCTTGCTCGCAATGATCGTCGCCATACCGGCCGGCGTCATCGCGGCGACGAAACGCGAAACGGCGATCGACTACATCGTTCGCGGAGTTTCCCTGGTCGGTCAGGCAGCGCCGGTCTACTGGATCGGCATCATGTTCATCTTGATCTTCGGCGTCGCGCTCGGGTGGTTGCCGATCTCCGGGATGGGCGGCATAAAACACCTTCTCTTGCCGATGATAACGCTCGGCGCGTTTACGACCGCGAAGTTAATGCGCATAACGCGTTCGGGAATGCTCGACGTCATGCGCTCCGACTACGTACGTACGGCGCTTGCAAAAGGGCTCTCGTCGCTGACCGTCACCGTTCGGCACACGCTGCGCAATGCGATTCTCCCGATCGTCACGGTGATCGGTCTCGAGCTCGGAACGCTGTTATCCGGTGCGGTCATCACCGAGACGATCTTTTCGTGGCCCGGCATCGGCCGTCTCGCGGTTCAAGCAATCTACGATCGTGATTATCCCGTGGTGGAAGCGGTTGTCGTTCTGACCGCCGCGATTTTCGTCGGTCTCAATTTGCTCGTCGATCTCACCTACGCCGTCTTCGATCCGCGGATCACCTACAAATGA
- a CDS encoding ABC transporter permease, with the protein MTTLDVTAKGIEPEEELAFVPRRYQAFRYFVRSRAAMFGGAIVALLLICAVFAPWLAPHDPTVQNLNMTSLPPFWLHGAQPGYWLGTDELGRDILARIIYGARLSSIVAFSVVVIGSVIGVSLGLVAGYVGGFVDDVIMRIADIQLAFPYVLLAIAVIGVVGASLWTIIAVIGITSWVQYVRIVRAEVISLREREFVQAARAVGDSVTRIIFRHILPNVMSSVTVIGTFELARAIIFEAALSFLGLGVPPSIPSWGNMLAEGRQYLDTSWWMGTFPGLAIMITVMGVNVLGDGLRDAFDPGLRSQ; encoded by the coding sequence ATGACGACGCTCGATGTGACCGCTAAAGGGATCGAGCCGGAAGAAGAACTGGCATTCGTTCCGCGCCGTTATCAAGCGTTTCGATATTTCGTGCGCAGCCGCGCCGCGATGTTCGGAGGCGCGATCGTGGCACTACTCCTGATTTGTGCGGTCTTCGCGCCGTGGCTCGCCCCGCACGATCCGACCGTGCAGAACCTCAACATGACGTCGTTGCCACCGTTTTGGCTGCACGGAGCGCAGCCGGGTTACTGGCTCGGCACGGATGAGCTCGGGCGCGACATCCTCGCGCGCATCATTTATGGCGCTCGGCTATCATCGATAGTCGCTTTCAGCGTCGTCGTGATCGGAAGCGTCATCGGCGTGTCGCTGGGTTTGGTTGCCGGCTACGTCGGCGGATTCGTCGACGACGTCATCATGCGCATCGCCGACATTCAGCTCGCGTTTCCGTACGTGTTGCTCGCGATCGCGGTCATCGGCGTGGTCGGCGCAAGCCTCTGGACGATTATTGCGGTCATCGGCATCACTTCGTGGGTGCAATATGTGCGAATCGTGCGCGCGGAAGTGATCTCGCTGCGGGAGCGGGAGTTCGTCCAGGCTGCCCGCGCCGTCGGCGACTCGGTTACGCGAATCATCTTTCGGCACATTCTGCCGAATGTAATGTCCTCGGTGACGGTCATCGGAACGTTCGAGCTGGCGCGCGCCATCATTTTCGAAGCAGCGCTCTCGTTTCTTGGCCTCGGCGTTCCGCCCTCGATTCCGTCGTGGGGAAACATGCTCGCTGAAGGCCGTCAGTATCTGGACACATCCTGGTGGATGGGGACGTTCCCCGGCCTCGCAATAATGATTACGGTCATGGGCGTCAACGTTTTAGGTGACGGCCTGCGTGACGCGTTCGACCCCGGCCTGAGAAGTCAATAA
- a CDS encoding copper amine oxidase N-terminal domain-containing protein: MEDVLGRAACVVYALFLAVGLGVTAGAVSAQPAPDFGSPPSGQYPILFNDHHVYAKPDVDKQNRVLAALVRGKTILVPLRSMFEQMGATVEYDPATRTAIVAKPGSEVRVTVGKAEVVINGESRPLDVPPEIHDGAILVPLRVISEGMGAYVMWVPEKRAVVVRYIPAPPPTPAPPPPPRPTAAPTQAPIAPATFATPAPIVTPYYEHYLAGDFIAYPRVFNEFTSNSSNTYGGDARAVAELPLAGMHFMLEGEYTIWRWPHLAGPVTTLGGAGAVAAFAPTFNGNDQNLTGNFGIRVMGGFLPRVYFIEGYMTDYNNYGYPRLGGIGYGLEKLPDLNRAFTYYGKWWYSQSIKGRYDAFPVGSTIYPGGTLSYKVQKYDAGINWNLAGGKSPWFLDVGYAGEGWHASINAPASRLMNGPYVGLGVKF, from the coding sequence ATGGAGGATGTTTTGGGACGAGCGGCTTGCGTCGTTTATGCACTGTTCCTAGCGGTTGGGTTGGGTGTTACGGCCGGCGCGGTAAGCGCACAACCGGCGCCCGATTTCGGGTCACCACCGTCGGGGCAATATCCGATTCTTTTCAACGACCATCACGTTTACGCTAAGCCTGACGTCGACAAGCAAAACCGCGTCCTGGCGGCGCTTGTCCGCGGCAAGACAATTCTTGTTCCGCTACGTTCGATGTTCGAACAAATGGGCGCGACGGTTGAATACGATCCGGCGACGCGAACGGCAATCGTTGCAAAGCCGGGCTCAGAGGTCCGCGTGACGGTTGGAAAAGCGGAAGTCGTCATCAACGGCGAGAGCCGTCCGCTCGACGTCCCGCCTGAGATTCACGACGGTGCGATCCTCGTTCCGCTGCGCGTCATTTCCGAAGGCATGGGCGCCTATGTAATGTGGGTCCCCGAGAAGCGTGCGGTCGTCGTGCGCTACATCCCGGCTCCCCCGCCGACTCCGGCACCGCCGCCGCCTCCGCGACCGACAGCGGCGCCTACGCAGGCACCGATTGCGCCCGCGACCTTTGCAACGCCCGCGCCGATCGTCACCCCGTACTACGAGCATTATCTCGCCGGCGATTTCATCGCTTACCCGAGGGTCTTCAACGAGTTTACTTCCAACAGCTCAAACACGTACGGTGGCGACGCCCGCGCGGTTGCAGAGCTCCCGCTCGCAGGCATGCACTTCATGCTCGAGGGTGAGTACACGATTTGGCGATGGCCGCACCTCGCCGGTCCCGTGACGACGCTTGGTGGCGCCGGCGCGGTCGCAGCGTTCGCCCCGACGTTCAACGGCAACGACCAGAACCTCACCGGAAACTTCGGGATCCGCGTCATGGGTGGGTTTCTCCCACGCGTGTACTTTATCGAAGGCTACATGACCGATTACAACAACTACGGCTACCCACGCTTGGGCGGCATCGGTTACGGTCTCGAGAAGCTTCCCGATCTCAATCGGGCCTTCACCTACTACGGAAAGTGGTGGTATAGCCAGTCGATCAAAGGCCGCTACGACGCGTTTCCTGTAGGGTCAACGATCTACCCGGGCGGAACGCTGAGCTATAAAGTGCAGAAGTACGATGCCGGGATCAATTGGAATCTTGCTGGTGGCAAGAGTCCGTGGTTCCTCGACGTCGGCTACGCAGGTGAAGGCTGGCACGCTTCGATCAATGCGCCGGCGAGCCGTCTCATGAACGGCCCGTACGTCGGTCTCGGAGTCAAGTTCTAA